The Streptomyces europaeiscabiei genome window below encodes:
- a CDS encoding Tn3 family transposase: MGREPPDSVRDGWDEPVGPGALGSRETGQPYAIPHLRSTDSERHRTTRHRRTGAGCELHRGHRPPLCCDHARKNVQGTPIGSTPAHRPAPLPSAADGAKDQGMEDQLGALGLALNAVVLFNSLYIDAAVKQLAADGFPVTDDLLARLSPLQYDHIDFLGRYVFTRPPAPGLRPLRDPHTDDGTDDAEDG; the protein is encoded by the coding sequence ATGGGGAGAGAACCCCCAGATAGTGTTCGAGACGGATGGGACGAGCCCGTCGGGCCCGGCGCCCTGGGGTCCCGAGAAACGGGGCAACCGTATGCCATTCCCCACCTGCGCAGCACGGACAGTGAGCGGCACCGTACTACCCGGCACCGGCGTACGGGGGCGGGCTGTGAATTGCACCGCGGGCACCGACCCCCCTTGTGTTGTGATCATGCGAGGAAGAATGTGCAAGGCACGCCGATCGGGTCCACGCCTGCTCACCGGCCCGCACCCTTGCCGTCGGCGGCAGACGGAGCAAAGGATCAGGGCATGGAGGACCAGCTCGGCGCGCTCGGCCTGGCCCTGAACGCCGTAGTGCTCTTCAACAGCCTTTACATCGACGCCGCCGTCAAGCAGCTCGCGGCCGACGGCTTCCCCGTCACCGACGACCTCCTCGCCCGGCTCTCCCCACTCCAGTACGACCACATCGACTTCCTCGGCCGGTACGTCTTCACCCGCCCGCCGGCGCCGGGCCTGCGGCCACTGCGCGACCCGCACACGGATGACGGGACGGACGACGCCGAGGACGGATAG